One part of the Pseudomonas leptonychotis genome encodes these proteins:
- the oprI gene encoding outer membrane lipoprotei OprI, translating into MNNVLKFSALALAAVLATGCSSMSKETEARLTATEDAAARAQARADEAYRKADDAMAAAQKAQQTADEANERALRMLEKASRK; encoded by the coding sequence ATGAACAACGTTCTGAAATTCTCTGCTCTGGCATTGGCCGCAGTTCTGGCTACCGGTTGCAGCAGCATGTCCAAAGAAACTGAAGCCCGTCTGACTGCAACTGAAGATGCAGCAGCTCGCGCTCAAGCCCGTGCCGACGAAGCCTACCGTAAGGCTGATGACGCTATGGCTGCTGCTCAGAAGGCTCAGCAAACTGCTGACGAAGCCAATGAGCGCGCTCTGCGTATGCTGGAAAAAGCCAGCCGCAAGTAA
- a CDS encoding GNAT family N-acetyltransferase, whose translation MSEALSIHHDLVGHQFETTVDGDRAYLAYMDLGKQTLDIYRTFVPNSLRGRGIAAALTEHALQYAESLGYTVIPSCSYVERYMVRRQRQPDKS comes from the coding sequence ATGAGCGAGGCGTTGTCCATTCACCATGACCTGGTAGGCCATCAATTCGAGACCACAGTGGATGGTGATCGGGCCTACTTGGCTTATATGGATCTTGGCAAGCAAACCTTGGATATCTACCGTACCTTTGTGCCCAACTCGTTGCGCGGTCGCGGCATTGCCGCCGCTCTGACTGAGCATGCGCTGCAGTATGCCGAGAGCCTGGGCTATACGGTGATCCCATCGTGCTCCTATGTAGAGCGCTATATGGTCCGGCGTCAGCGGCAGCCAGATAAAAGCTGA
- a CDS encoding phosphoadenylyl-sulfate reductase encodes MSHPFDAAELAASYANKSPQDILKLAFEHFGDELWLSFSGAEDVVLVDMAWKLNKNVKVFSLDTGRLHPETYRFIDQVREHYGISIDLLSPDAAALEPFVKAKGLYSFYKDGHGECCGIRKTAPLRRKLATVKAWATGQRRDQSPGTRSQVAVVELDTAFSTADNALYKFNPLAQMSSEDIWAYIRMLELPYNSLHERGFISIGCEPCTRPVLPNQHEREGRWWWEEATQKECGLHAGNLITKA; translated from the coding sequence ATGAGCCACCCCTTCGACGCAGCCGAACTGGCGGCGAGCTATGCCAACAAGTCGCCACAAGACATCCTCAAACTCGCCTTCGAACACTTTGGCGATGAATTGTGGCTGTCCTTCAGCGGCGCGGAAGATGTTGTGCTGGTCGACATGGCATGGAAGCTCAACAAAAACGTCAAGGTGTTCAGCCTCGACACTGGCCGCTTGCACCCAGAAACCTATCGATTTATCGATCAAGTGCGCGAGCACTACGGCATCAGCATCGACCTACTCTCCCCTGATGCAGCCGCACTGGAACCCTTCGTCAAAGCAAAGGGCCTGTACAGCTTCTACAAAGATGGTCACGGCGAATGCTGCGGCATCCGCAAAACCGCTCCGCTGCGTCGTAAGCTCGCCACCGTCAAGGCCTGGGCCACCGGCCAGCGCCGCGACCAGAGCCCCGGCACACGCAGCCAGGTTGCGGTCGTTGAACTCGACACGGCCTTCTCCACCGCAGATAACGCCCTGTACAAATTTAATCCGCTGGCACAAATGAGCAGCGAAGACATCTGGGCCTATATCCGCATGCTGGAGCTGCCCTACAACAGCCTGCATGAACGCGGCTTTATCAGCATCGGCTGTGAGCCCTGCACGCGACCGGTACTGCCTAACCAGCACGAGCGTGAGGGCCGCTGGTGGTGGGAAGAGGCCACGCAAAAAGAATGCGGGCTACACGCCGGCAATTTGATTACCAAGGCCTGA